The Ptiloglossa arizonensis isolate GNS036 chromosome 13, iyPtiAriz1_principal, whole genome shotgun sequence genome window below encodes:
- the LOC143153981 gene encoding uncharacterized protein LOC143153981 — protein sequence MSSEQDIQNYFEVAKELTLKAGEIFKCGFEGEKTVETKTFEWDLVTNYDIKIEEMLTRSLKEKFPDHEFIGEETAAETKEKPILTNKPTWIIDPIDGTINYVNSFPCTCISVGLAVCKQLVIGIIYNPLSSELYTAIKGKGAFLNGKPIKSSCVTELKKALVELELYSLRFHTKSRDINVGRFETILTSCRGVRYIGSAALSLAYIAKGALDCLQMDNLCPWDVAAGVLLVREAGGTVIDTKGEEYNFMRPNTIAAGNEKLALELKQLIVETDLKIMRKRLTRT from the exons ATATTTAAATGCGGCTTCGAAGGCGAAAAAACTGTCGAAACCAAGACATTCGAGTGGGATTTGGTAACCAATTATGACatcaaaattgaagaaatgtTAACGAGaagtttgaaagaaaaattcccCGACCACGA ATTTATCGGCGAGGAAACAGCAgctgaaacgaaagagaaaccgaTATTGACGAACAAACCGACCTGGATCATAGATCCCATTGATGGAACTATAAATTACGTGAATTCGTTTCCGTGTACATGTATCTCCGTTGGTCTGGCAGTTTGTAAGCAGCTCGTAATAGGAATAATTTACAATCCACTGAGCTCAGAATTGTACACTGCGATTAAGGGGAAAGGGGCGTTTTTAAATGGCAAACCTATCAAGAGCTCCTGCGTTACCG AACTAAAGAAGGCTTTGGTAGAACTCGAACTGTATTCGTTGCGCTTTCATACGAAAAGTCGGGACATCAATGTAGGCAGATTCGAAACTATTCTTACATCTTGTCGAGG AGTTAGATACATAGGATCAGCTGCACTGTCTCTGGCGTACATAGCGAAAGGTGCGTTGGATTGCTTGCAAATGGACAACCTTTGTCCTTGGGACGTTGCAGCGGGAGTGTTGCTCGTTCGTGAAGCTGGCGGTACAGTCATTGACACAAAAG GAGAGGAGTACAATTTTATGCGACCAAACACAATTGCCGCTGGAAACGAGAAGCTGGCGTTAGAATTAAAGCAACTGATAGTCGAGACTGATTTGAAAATAATGCGGAAAAGATTGACAAGGACTTAA